The following DNA comes from Miscanthus floridulus cultivar M001 chromosome 5, ASM1932011v1, whole genome shotgun sequence.
GTGTACTCTTTGCACTTCCACCCTTCGCATGGTGCTTCACCACTTGCTTCTCAGATCTGGCCGCCATTTCCATcatgcttgctgctgctgctgctgcatctgCAATTATTTATCTATGTATATTGATAGTACAATTTGCAACATCGTTTATCAAAAAGGAAGGGAAAAATTGACAATAAGGAATGGAACGAAGTGGATTTGGCACCGAAGAAAAATCACCATTTATATATGTACATACACAGCTCTTACTGAAGTGTGACGAGAAGAGATGAACAAAGCTTgaaaacaaagaagaaaagaaaatcaaCCTACTCCCATAGGTACATAACATCTTCAACTGACGAAGCTATGAGGGAAAACTTCTGTCTTGTACCATCAGAAGGGAATGCTAAGCTCAAGAAGAGACTTCAAATGGTATCCTGACCAACTGATTCCTACGGGCATTTTGCCTCTGACTGGCCGTGTAGCTGCCACTACTAACCCCTGGGCAGTTTCTCGCGTGTCGGTGGCCTTGCTAGTCCTCCTCCTTGTCTTCTTTCAGGGTCGTCGTCTCCACATCTCCAAAACATGCATCATCCATGGCGCCTGTGCATTCTGAAGTCTTTGAGTCCACCGCCGAACTGGCCTGCAACTCCTTGAACATTGCCATGACTTTCAGCATTGTCGGACGCTTCGATGGCATCTCATGCAAGCACTGGGAAGCAATTTTTACGTGCTCCAGTAGCTCGGGCTCCAAGGCTGGATCCTCCTTCACCAGTTCAGGATCAAAAACATCTGTGAGCTTCGACTTTGAGTGTTGTTTGACCCATCCTACAAGATTGTTGTCCTCACCGAAGTCAGTTGAATCTGTAGGCGGTTTCCCAGTGAGCAGCTCGAGCAATACAACACCATAGCTATACACATCGCCCTTGGTAGTGCATCTGAAGCTCTGGTAGTACTCTGGTGGCACATAACCGGGAGTGCCAGCGAGAGTGGACACACTCAGATGGGTGTCCACCACGCTCACCATCCTTGCCATACCAAAATCAGATACCCTTGCCTCTAATTGCTCATCGATAAGCACATTGCTTGACTTCATGTCTCTATGGATGATGTGTGGAATACAGTTGTGGTGGAGGTATGCCAATCCCCTTGCAGCCCCAATGGCAATCTTTTTTCTTGCTGCCCAATTTAGCTTAATCCCGGTCTTTTTTCGGTCGTGCAACACATCTTCCAAGCTGCCAAACCTCATGTAATCATAAACCAACAGCCGCTCCTCACCACACTTGCAGTAGCCGAGGAGCGGAACAAGGTTGCGGTGTTTGATCCTCCCAATGGTCTCCATTTCTGCAGTAAACTCCCGGTCACCCTGGCCACTCATATGTATAAGCTTCTTGATTGCAACAACCTTTCCATCCTTGAGCTGGGCCTTATAGACATCCCCAAAACCACCAGACCCAATTAGGCTATCATTGTGGAAGCCATTCGTGGCCACAATAAGATCATTAAAGGTGAGTTTCTGCAGTCGCTTCTCAAATGTAGCAAGGTTGACACTGAGGGCATTAGTACCAGAGAGTCTCCAATTGGTAGTCCCAGAATGTGACCGGCTATCAATGTATATGTCACGAGAGGTACTTGCCTCTTCATTGATCTGCTGCCGCTTCTTGCACTCGATGGCTATGATGACAATACCAACTATGCAGAACAGCGAGAACAAGAGTCCCATAGCAACACTACCTGCGAGTGAAGCCTGGTTCCGGTGGGATCGGTGGTCATCGGAAGAACTTGAGCCTGCATTGTGCCCGCATGGCAACAGTGGGAAGCCACAAAGACCAGAGTTATTCTCATATGAAATCTTCGGGAATGTGAACAGCGAACCGAGCTCTGGAATTGAACCATTCAGCTGATTGTTTGAAAGGTTGATCTCCGACAAGGACAGCGTCGAGAAAGAGTTGGGAATAGGCCCTTCCAACTGGTTGTGTGACAGGTCGAGTACCGCAAGCttcttggcaccagctagttctGGTGGGATGACGCCAGACAGTAAGTTGTGCCCAAGATTCATGATCATGAGGTAGAACATGTTCCCAAGCTCCTTCGGGATCTCTGAGTCGAGCTGATTAAATGACAAATCCAGAAATATCATGGATCCATTCTTATTGAAGGTATACTCTGTGCTCCCCATGTACACCCGAGTGAAGTTACACAGCTTCTTGCTCGGCATCCGACTGAGCTCTTCAGGTCGGATGCTGGTGAACTCTAGCAAGCTCCCCTTGCCATGGCACTCGCTGCTCAGCTCGTCGTTGCGAAGATACACATACGGCCGCCCAATGACAAGGCCGACGTTCATCTTCCCAGATTGTTTTGCCAGTTCCGCCGGTATTGACCCGTTAAGCTGGTTGCTGTTCAGGTCCAGCCAGACCAAGCTCTGGCAGTTGCCGAGCTCAGCCGGTATTGGCCCCGAGAAGGAATTGTTGCTCAGCTTCAAGATGGCCAGGTTGCTGAGCTGCCCAAGCCAAGCCGGGATCGGACCAGACAGCTGGTTGCTCGCCAAGGATATCCAGTTCAGCTCCTTGCACTTGGAGAGTTCCGGCGGGATGCCGCCAGTGAGCCCGTTGTAGTCGAGGATGAGATGCTCGAGCTTGTCCAAATTTTCCAGGGACGCCGGAATCTCGCCCTCCAACAAGTTCTGCCACAGAATGAGGTCCCGGAGCTCCCCGAGCTTTCCGAGGGATGCTGGGAGGGTGCCGTTGATGTTGTTGAGGCTGAGGTCGAGAGATTGGAGCCTGGTGCAGTTGGAGATTGACTCCGGGATGGCGCCGGAGAGGTAGTTGTTCTGGAGGTACAGCATGCGGAGGCTGGAGTTGGGGCCTTGGCAGATGGACGAAGGGATGGTGCCGGAGAAGGTGTTGGAGCTGAGGTCCAGCACGTCGAGCTCCGGCAGCGCTGCCAAGGAGTCCGGAATGGTGCCGTTGAAGTGGTTGAAGCTGAGGGAGAGCACCTTGAGCTGCTTGAGCTCGGTGAAAGCGTCGGCAGGGAGCTCGCTGGAGAAGTTGTTGTTTGACAGGTTGAGTGCGGCGAGCGAGGTGAGGGCGGCGACGTCCGGCGGGAACGGGCCGACCAGGTGGTTGCCTGAGAGGTTGAGCGTTCTCAGGCCACGGCAGTCAGCGAGAATCCCGCCGGCTACCTCGCCGGCGATGAGGTTGCCGGAGAGGTCGAGGTACTCCAGCCCGGAGCAGTTGCTGAACTCCGGGACCGCGGAGATCTTGTTCCCGGAGATATCCAGACGGCGGACTGCGCCGACGCCGGCGCCCACCATCCACCGGAGGTCGCCATCGCCGGAGATCTTGTTGTCGGACAGGTCGAGAGCGTCCAGCCGGGCAAATCCGGAGGCGACAACGCCGGCAGACCTCGGCCCACCAACCGAACAGCCGGAGAGGTTCAGAGCGCTGAGCCCGGCGCAGGTAGCGGCCAGCGCCTCGACGTCGGCGACGGAACCCCGCAGGCCGGCATTCCCCGACAGGtcgagcgactgcagcttggaACCGCACCTCGGCGCGGCGGGCAGCGCGCCGCTGACGTTGGCGCCGCGCAGGCTGAGCGTCTCGAGGCTGCCCAGCTGCAGCAGGGTGGCCACGACGGCCCGGAAGTCGGCATTGAGCGGGACGGCGGCGAGCGACAGCGACGTGAGCCGACCGCCCCTGCAGCCGGCGCCTGGAAACTTGCAGGCGCCGTCGCTGGCGCTCCACCCGCTGAGGCCCGCGGCGGCCTGGCTCGGCACGGCCTCCTTGAACTGCTCCAGCAGCTGAGCATcgtcggcggcggaggcggccgcggccgcggccgccgccacgaCGACGAAGAGTGCCACTACAGCGACCAGCCCCGGAGATTCCATGAACTGACTAGTGCGCTACCTTAAAACCATTAAAGAAGCGGGTCGGCGACGGGGGAGGAGCCGACCGACGAGATGGTGGGAGAGGTGGGGAGGAGATGGTGGTGACTGGAGGAGGGAGGTGGGGAGGGAGTGTCGAGGAATGGGCTGCTATACCTAGAGAGAGAAGCGGCAGGAAGAAAGAAGCAACAgtgcaaagagagagagaggaggaggagacgggGAGCAAATTAACAGCTGTAGGTGAGTGGTGGTGGGGTTACGTCACATGTCGTGTGCCCTGCCCTGCCTGCCCTCATCGCGAATCGCTGCCCTAATTAACCCGAGTGCCGATGGAGATTAGTATTCTAAACCACGGAGCTTATCCGCTGCCCGCGGCGAGGTTAATCCCGATCGGATCCGACGGCGGGGGCCGCCCCAATCGGGGCAGGCGGTGCTCTGCTCGAGGCGGGGTCACGTGCCGCCGGGCGCGGCCTCCGGGGCTCGTCAATCCGCGCGCCACTCCACACCACCCACGGGCATGGCCGCATGGTGGGCAGTTTAGGGAATTCGGGGTCGCGGTCCGAGCGTGCGGGATCCCTGGCGGGCGGGCGTGGAGGGAGGCGGACGCGTTGGCCGCGTTGCTTCGACGAGGGTTTTTGTCTTTTAACGCCCGTAGCGCGAGTGAGCTGGTAGATCCGATCCGGGGGGCGGCGTGCGTGCGGTCGACGCTGCGCCGCgccgtgccgtgcccgtgccACCTTTCCTGTGTGATCCAAGCGTGTGTTATGATGGCGAGGCCGTGAGAGTGGATAAGATCCCGTTACGCCGGCAGCTGAGTGTTTGTTTGTTCGATCGGCGGCACTGCCAGCAATGCCAAGACCAATATGCATGACCATTTGATTTGTACTCGTTTTTTTTGAATTATAAATAAGAACAAATCTAGATTTTAATATTTCATGCTGTTGATAACTTAATATCCATAAGTTAAGTTAAAACTCTTGCGTCTATTGTTTATTAACTCTCCTTTTATATTTTATAAAAATCATATATTGCACTTTTGTATGTGCTACAAGAGCACTGATAGTTATGTATCGTGTATTTTCTTTAGAAAACTTTTGGATTGTATCCTTTTTAGCATGGCTCGTGAAAATTAATGTGAAAACCTCTAGTTAGAATTTATAGGACTTCTTTTTTTTTGTAGAGTAAcatgtatttagttgaaatctAATTATATAAGCACTTGTTTCACCTTGTTTGTGACATCATGAATCTATATATTAGCTTTTCAACTTTTGATTTATTAGTTCTTGCAGATTTTTTATTCACACGCCAAGTTGAAACTCTACTACTTCTTGCATCTTATATTAAAATTGATACTTTCTTATTTATTAAAAATTATTATAGGCCCCTAAGATACACTTTTAAATACTACAAATGGCATAAATTGTCATTCTAGCTTGGATACATGGCACTCGAAACATTGAATTTGTTGTGTCAAAAGAATTATTTTTGTTAGCACTGTTTAAAGAACATATATAGAGCGCTTAAAATTGAAGTACCGATATTGATATGGCATAATCCTTCAGCCAAACATTATAACCTTATTAAAACCAATAAGTTACAAAATCTATTGTCATGAAATATTGAGATAATTTAAGATGAATTGTCAACGTCATTGATATGTGGTTTGTAGACATGTCGGTCTCTTGGTAGAATTCCtctaaaattcatatgaaacaagTCATTTGATAGGAGTTACATATGATTTGTAGGAACCTATCTTTGTTTCAAAGGGTTCATAGAAAATTTCCTTTAGGATTCCAATCCCCAAGAATTGAATTCCTCCACTTTTCCGTTGTTGGGCAGGGCAAGAGCAAGTTGAAACTGATTTATGATACAAGCATTCCTTAGGGCCCTCGTTGGAACATAGACTCAAAACACAACACAAGAATAGGAAAACCATGGGATTAAAGTTGCACGCAATTCTACAGGATTTTATAAAATACAGAAAAGTTTCGGTTGTGGTCTTCAGATGCAACACAGGAATCCTAAGGAAGAGACGCAAGGAAAGTTTCCGCTAGGTTCAAGCTCACGCTAGTTTCCCTCTAAAATTCCTATAGTTTCATACATTCCATATTAATTTAAAGGAATTTCATAGGACTTCTTTTATCCCAAAGTACATATATTAAATTTTTCTATAGGATTACAATCCACTAATAAAGGCCTTACTTTGTTCTTGCTCTTCTAAAATGCCAACCCACTAATTACTTTGGGATATCAATATCGCATTTCTCGATCTTTGTTCTTGGAAGGCCTTACTTTGTACGTTCTCATCTGAAATGCGAGTGAGAAATTGGCATGCTATCTGCCATCGTGCCCCAACCAAGGCAACACTGACAAGGATTGAGAAGTATGTATAGTCTGAGATCGAGAAAGGAATTTCATGACAGCTTTGTTGCAGGCAGAGAGTTTCTTCAGTGTAGCGCTTTGTC
Coding sequences within:
- the LOC136450349 gene encoding brassinosteroid LRR receptor kinase BRI1-like codes for the protein MESPGLVAVVALFVVVAAAAAAAASAADDAQLLEQFKEAVPSQAAAGLSGWSASDGACKFPGAGCRGGRLTSLSLAAVPLNADFRAVVATLLQLGSLETLSLRGANVSGALPAAPRCGSKLQSLDLSGNAGLRGSVADVEALAATCAGLSALNLSGCSVGGPRSAGVVASGFARLDALDLSDNKISGDGDLRWMVGAGVGAVRRLDISGNKISAVPEFSNCSGLEYLDLSGNLIAGEVAGGILADCRGLRTLNLSGNHLVGPFPPDVAALTSLAALNLSNNNFSSELPADAFTELKQLKVLSLSFNHFNGTIPDSLAALPELDVLDLSSNTFSGTIPSSICQGPNSSLRMLYLQNNYLSGAIPESISNCTRLQSLDLSLNNINGTLPASLGKLGELRDLILWQNLLEGEIPASLENLDKLEHLILDYNGLTGGIPPELSKCKELNWISLASNQLSGPIPAWLGQLSNLAILKLSNNSFSGPIPAELGNCQSLVWLDLNSNQLNGSIPAELAKQSGKMNVGLVIGRPYVYLRNDELSSECHGKGSLLEFTSIRPEELSRMPSKKLCNFTRVYMGSTEYTFNKNGSMIFLDLSFNQLDSEIPKELGNMFYLMIMNLGHNLLSGVIPPELAGAKKLAVLDLSHNQLEGPIPNSFSTLSLSEINLSNNQLNGSIPELGSLFTFPKISYENNSGLCGFPLLPCGHNAGSSSSDDHRSHRNQASLAGSVAMGLLFSLFCIVGIVIIAIECKKRQQINEEASTSRDIYIDSRSHSGTTNWRLSGTNALSVNLATFEKRLQKLTFNDLIVATNGFHNDSLIGSGGFGDVYKAQLKDGKVVAIKKLIHMSGQGDREFTAEMETIGRIKHRNLVPLLGYCKCGEERLLVYDYMRFGSLEDVLHDRKKTGIKLNWAARKKIAIGAARGLAYLHHNCIPHIIHRDMKSSNVLIDEQLEARVSDFGMARMVSVVDTHLSVSTLAGTPGYVPPEYYQSFRCTTKGDVYSYGVVLLELLTGKPPTDSTDFGEDNNLVGWVKQHSKSKLTDVFDPELVKEDPALEPELLEHVKIASQCLHEMPSKRPTMLKVMAMFKELQASSAVDSKTSECTGAMDDACFGDVETTTLKEDKEED